The Hippoglossus hippoglossus isolate fHipHip1 chromosome 16, fHipHip1.pri, whole genome shotgun sequence genomic sequence CCCCCATGTTGTTCCCATGTCCTTCCTGTCAGCAGGACGTGGAGCTCGGAGAAAAAGGCCTGACAGAATGCCTCCGCAACCTCACCCTGGAGCGCATtgtggagaggtgtgtgtgtgtgtgtgtgtgtgtgtgtgtactgtagcAGACAGGGTCACAGGTACAGTCTGGTCCCATCAGAGTTCTTACTGCTGTCTAGAACAtgacttgtgttttttatttggatcagtaTTAGCTTGAAATCAAGAACAAACCACTCCAAAGGGCAATAAAGAAATGCAACAAATAAAGCGCCTAGTCAATACTGCTTTATAAATGAGACAGGAAATCATTCGCCGGAAGGAGATGCTTTAATGAATCTCTCCTTTACCCCAGATTCAAGGTAAACCTAAGAGCAGATTGCAGGGACATCTAAAATAACTGCAGTCTCTGACAACAACTCTGGCAAAAATGGTTAAGTTTTACAAAAGTTATGTTGGATAACGGAGAGTAAAATATTGCATATCCGTCTTAAATGTTAATTAAGTGAGAGGAAAAATGATCTGAGATTGCAGGAGGCAGTTTCATAGAGTCACGCGCAGCAGTTTCATGAGGTAATCGTTCTTTTGGAGAGTGTGACGCTGCATGTTTTACTGCTCAGAATGTACAAacaaaacagctgctgctgctgtatctAGGTCAGGCAGTAACAGAGTTGGATTCCTAAGTTGTGAAAAGAGAGCAGGGACAAGCATCTTCCCTTTCTCAAGTTTGAAGAACTtctttgctttctgtttttgctgctgcagaacTGCCTTAGCTCTGCCCTAATCTCTGTGTATCCCTATCTGCCATCCAGGTACAGGCAAACGATAAGTCTGGGCAGTGTGGCCATCGTGTGTGGTTTCTGTAAACCCCCTCAGTCTTTGGAGGCCACTAAAGGCTGCGCCGACTGTAAGTCCAACTTCTGCAACGAGTGTTTCAAACTGTACCACCCCTGGGGAACTCCCCGGGCTCAGCACGAACACATCCTACCCACCAACAACTTCAGGCCAAAGGTTAGTCTACTTCTGTGTTTTGTACACGACACACAGGAGCTCTCCTTCTATTGTCTTTGTGCCTGATCCTCCTTTGTGCTCCAGGTCCTAATGTGCACGGAGCACGAGCAGGAGAAACTTCTGTGGTACTGCCGCAACTGCCAGAGGCTGCTGTGTCCGCTCTGCAAGCTCCGGCGTGTCCACCATGGACACAAAGTGTTGCCTATAGCACAGGCCTACCAGGCCCTCAAGGTGAGCGTGTGGGGTCTGTTTGAGCAGTCTCAGGATTATAGTCTGGATCCAGCTTTGaaatgtttacttttgttttgGTGCTGCAGGACAAGGTCAACAAGGAAGTCAACTTCATCCTGGCCAACCAGGAGACAATACAGAGTCAGATCACTCAGCTGGAAGCAGCCATCAAACAGACGGAGGTGAACCAGATTTTCTCTGCTTTGTGAAAGTGTCTGTTTCCTCATTGTCTTCGGACAATTGAagcagaatttgttttacacTGTACTGTGGTCTACAATGAATCCTTTTATTTGTCCTCTATATAACAGGTTGAACGCAGTGTGttgaaaaaggcaaaaaaagcAAAGGTTTTGACACTAATCAACAATATTACTATTTTGTGGAAgatatttttattgtgttttattccatttaaatcACTTTACTGTGTCAACCACTGCAACTAACGGGACAGGTAGTGTTAGCACGCCCTCTAGAGGCCCAGGGCTCTAGTGCAATGGCCCACTCTGCAGGCAATAGCTAAATCTCTGTGTTGTCATTCCTTATCTGTCACTGTACTTTATCATATCCGTCCAGCTCATCAGGGTCcttccctgtctgtctgtctgcaggctAACAGCACAGTagccctgcagcagctgatccaCAGTATCCGGGATCTGGGAGCGGCCGTAGCCGAGCGTCAGGGAGCTTTGGCTCTGGCCGTGGAGGGATCTcgcagcaggagggaggaggcccTGTCTGCTCAGGTCTCAGAGAGGCGTGGACTGATGGAGCACGCGGGCCTGATGGCCTACACACAGGAGCTGCTCAAGGAGACTGACGCACCCTGCTTTGTACAGGCTGCCAGAGTCACTCACAGCAGGTATTGTAACTGTAACACACCAGCTTTTTGACCGttttgtctccttttctctcttcttcattcGTCCCTGTGTCTGTCCCCCTCCAGGCTGGTGAAGGCCATCGAAAACCTGCAGTGTTTCACCTTCGCTGCAGATTCCTCCTTCAGACATTTTCACCTGGATGCGTCCAAAGAGGTCAAACTCATCAACAGCTTGGAATTCATCCGTGGTGCGCCAAGTTCTTTGTCCCCATGATATTAATTCTGCCAAAAAGTGAAATCACGCTTTGTTTATAAACCAATTAATGAAATCTCTCCATTGCCTTTGGCTCATCCGCAGCTCCAGTGGCTCCAGTCATCGACACTCAGAAGACATTGGCTTACGACCAGCTGTTCTTGTGCTGGCGCCTCCCTCAGGACTCGGCCCCAGCTTGGCACTTCTCTGTTGAATACCAGCGACGAGCGGGAGGAGCCGCAGCCACGTGGGGCGGCACCAGATCCCCCAACTCTGCAACGTCATGGCAGCGCCTGGATGAAGTGAGAGGGACCAGTGCCGTGATCGAGCGGCTGCAGATTGACAGCGTGTACGTGCTCAGGGTGAGAGGATGCAACAAGGCCGGGTTCGGAGAGTACAGTGAAGAGGTGTACCTCCACACA encodes the following:
- the trim46a gene encoding tripartite motif-containing protein 46 isoform X4; translated protein: MAEAELQTFTSIMDALVRISSNMKSMERELHCPVCDEMVKQPILLPCQHSVCLLCAAEVLVQKGYPPPELPPEPHSPASTPNTRSPRQARRPTPRTPDRLERVLRTVCGTYPGRRRKDAAPPPMLFPCPSCQQDVELGEKGLTECLRNLTLERIVERYRQTISLGSVAIVCGFCKPPQSLEATKGCADCKSNFCNECFKLYHPWGTPRAQHEHILPTNNFRPKVLMCTEHEQEKLLWYCRNCQRLLCPLCKLRRVHHGHKVLPIAQAYQALKDKVNKEVNFILANQETIQSQITQLEAAIKQTEANSTVALQQLIHSIRDLGAAVAERQGALALAVEGSRSRREEALSAQVSERRGLMEHAGLMAYTQELLKETDAPCFVQAARVTHSRLVKAIENLQCFTFAADSSFRHFHLDASKEVKLINSLEFIRAPVAPVIDTQKTLAYDQLFLCWRLPQDSAPAWHFSVEYQRRAGGAAATWGGTRSPNSATSWQRLDEVRGTSAVIERLQIDSVYVLRVRGCNKAGFGEYSEEVYLHTPPAPAPNPLFCVRHSSFILVRLFVLLSFLLQC
- the trim46a gene encoding tripartite motif-containing protein 46 isoform X1; translated protein: MAEAELQTFTSIMDALVRISSNMKSMERELHCPVCDEMVKQPILLPCQHSVCLLCAAEVLVQKGYPPPELPPEPHSPASTPNTRSPRQARRPTPRTPDRLERVLRTVCGTYPGRRRKDAAPPPMLFPCPSCQQDVELGEKGLTECLRNLTLERIVERYRQTISLGSVAIVCGFCKPPQSLEATKGCADCKSNFCNECFKLYHPWGTPRAQHEHILPTNNFRPKVLMCTEHEQEKLLWYCRNCQRLLCPLCKLRRVHHGHKVLPIAQAYQALKDKVNKEVNFILANQETIQSQITQLEAAIKQTEANSTVALQQLIHSIRDLGAAVAERQGALALAVEGSRSRREEALSAQVSERRGLMEHAGLMAYTQELLKETDAPCFVQAARVTHSRLVKAIENLQCFTFAADSSFRHFHLDASKEVKLINSLEFIRAPVAPVIDTQKTLAYDQLFLCWRLPQDSAPAWHFSVEYQRRAGGAAATWGGTRSPNSATSWQRLDEVRGTSAVIERLQIDSVYVLRVRGCNKAGFGEYSEEVYLHTPPAPVLSFSLDSRWGLHSDRLALGRGQTYARSVPGLSLLQVADRTLTSCHLTSDLLVADLAVTQGRHYWACSVEPGSYLVKVGVGQETKLQEWFHLPQDMASPRCDPDSGHDSGAEDGQDSPPFCFLTIGMGKILLPQGHGQSQSQADSQSHGGVHSHGSSHSNLPHPHTAPLPPRLGVCLDCDKGRVTFYDAHSLRMLWEAHVDCSAPVCPAFCFIGGGALQLQDLVASRSVEEPPPRRVTIQTRATNVSK
- the trim46a gene encoding tripartite motif-containing protein 46 isoform X2, encoding MAEAELQTFTSIMDALVRISSNMKSMERELHCPVCDEMVKQPILLPCQHSVCLLCAAEVLVQKGYPPPELPPEPHSPASTPNTRSPRQARRPTPRTPDRLERVLRTVCGTYPGRRRKDAAPPPMLFPCPSCQQDVELGEKGLTECLRNLTLERIVERYRQTISLGSVAIVCGFCKPPQSLEATKGCADCKSNFCNECFKLYHPWGTPRAQHEHILPTNNFRPKVLMCTEHEQEKLLWYCRNCQRLLCPLCKLRRVHHGHKVLPIAQAYQALKDKVNKEVNFILANQETIQSQITQLEAAIKQTEANSTVALQQLIHSIRDLGAAVAERQGALALAVEGSRSRREEALSAQVSERRGLMEHAGLMAYTQELLKETDAPCFVQAARVTHSRLVKAIENLQCFTFAADSSFRHFHLDASKEVKLINSLEFIRAPVAPVIDTQKTLAYDQLFLCWRLPQDSAPAWHFSVEYQRRAGGAAATWGGTRSPNSATSWQRLDEVRGTSAVIERLQIDSVYVLRVRGCNKAGFGEYSEEVYLHTPPAPAPNPLFCVRHSSFILVRLFVLLSFLLQTCCSFESVPATGSKSFLPP
- the trim46a gene encoding tripartite motif-containing protein 46 isoform X3 codes for the protein MAEAELQTFTSIMDALVRISSNMKSMERELHCPVCDEMVKQPILLPCQHSVCLLCAAEVLVQKGYPPPELPPEPHSPASTPNTRSPRQARRPTPRTPDRLERVLRTVCGTYPGRRRKDAAPPPMLFPCPSCQQDVELGEKGLTECLRNLTLERIVERYRQTISLGSVAIVCGFCKPPQSLEATKGCADCKSNFCNECFKLYHPWGTPRAQHEHILPTNNFRPKVLMCTEHEQEKLLWYCRNCQRLLCPLCKLRRVHHGHKVLPIAQAYQALKDKVNKEVNFILANQETIQSQITQLEAAIKQTEANSTVALQQLIHSIRDLGAAVAERQGALALAVEGSRSRREEALSAQVSERRGLMEHAGLMAYTQELLKETDAPCFVQAARVTHSRLVKAIENLQCFTFAADSSFRHFHLDASKEVKLINSLEFIRAPVAPVIDTQKTLAYDQLFLCWRLPQDSAPAWHFSVEYQRRAGGAAATWGGTRSPNSATSWQRLDEVRGTSAVIERLQIDSVYVLRVRGCNKAGFGEYSEEVYLHTPPAPAPNPLFCVRHSSFILVRLFVLLSFLLQVTFYFPL